From the genome of Faecalibacterium prausnitzii:
GCTGGGCGTGGTGCTGCCTTCGTTCGTCATCATTCTGCTCATCGCAGCGGTGCTGCAAAACCTGATGAAGTATGCGGGGGTGGAAGCGTTCCTCTCTGGGGTGCGGCCCTGCGTTGTGGCGATGATCCTGGCCACGGCCCTGACCATGGCGCTCTCCACGCTGGCGGGCTTCACGACCGTGGGCGGCGGGTTCTCCGTTTCGGCCCGGTCGGCGGCGGTGTTTGCCCTTTTGTGGGCGGTGCACTTCGCCTACAAAAAGGTAATAAAAAAAGCCCCCTCGCCGATCGGAATGATCGTTCTGGCGGCAGGGCTGGGCATCCTGTTCTGGGGCGTCTGACCCATTCGGGAGA
Proteins encoded in this window:
- a CDS encoding chromate transporter yields the protein MIYVQLFLNFLMIGALSFGGGYGMISLVRETVLSHGWLTESDFLSFIAVSESTPGPLAVNMATFIGSSQGGLLGAFFATLGVVLPSFVIILLIAAVLQNLMKYAGVEAFLSGVRPCVVAMILATALTMALSTLAGFTTVGGGFSVSARSAAVFALLWAVHFAYKKVIKKAPSPIGMIVLAAGLGILFWGV